A window of Synechococcus sp. WH 8109 genomic DNA:
GGTGGCGCCGTGAATGGCGCAGAGCAGTGCACCGCCGAGGATGCCGGCGACGCCCATCATGTGGAAGGGGTTCAGGGTCCAGTTGTGGAAGCCCTGGAGGAAGAGAAGGAAGCGGAAGATCGCAGCCACACCGAAGGAGGGCGCGAAGAACCAGCTGCTCTGGCCGAGGGGATACATCAGGAAGACACTGACGAACACCGCGATCGGACCGGAGAAGGCGATGGCGTTGTAAGGGCGGATGCCCACCAGACGAGCGATCTCGAACTGACGGAGCATGAAGCCGATCAGTGCGAAGGCGCCGTGCAGGGCCACGAAGGCCCAGAGGCCGCCGAGCTGGCACCAGCGAACGAAGTCACCTTGGGCTTCAGGGCCCCAGAGCAGCAGCAAGCTGTGACCCATCGCATCAGCGGGGGTGGACACAGCAGCGGTCAGGAAATTGCAACCTTCCAGGTACGAAGAGGCAATGCCGTGGGTGTACCAAGAGGTGACAAAGGTGGTGCCTGTCAGCCAGCCACCGATGGCCAGGTAGGCCGTTGGGAGGAGAAGGATGCCGGACCAGCCGACAAAAACGAAGCGGTCGCGCTTGAGCCAGTCATCGAGGACGTCAAACCATCCCCGCTGTGGCGCGCGTCCTACAGCGATCGTCATGAGAGGTACTTCATGATCCGTTACATGGCTGAGCCTAGGGGGTGATGGCCGAAATGTGGCGGCTCCCCACACCCTTTTCTTGGGGATGAGTAGAAATGCGCATTTTAAGACCGACAGGATGCCGGTCCCTCCGCGAAGATGACGCATCGCTTCTTTCCAACGCTGTGTACGTCATCGAACTGGCCCTGCGCATGAGTCCTGTCCCGGTGTCTGTTCAGCGCAAGGATCATGCAGATTCCGATGCGCTGTATCAGCAGATCCGCCAGGCCCTCGAGAACGGCCAACCGCGGCTGCTGGAGCTCACCTGCGAGAAAGTGGAAGGCAAGAAAGTAACGCTGCTGGTCAGTGAAGTTCTTGCCGTTCAGCTTTATGAGAAAGCTTCGGCAGCGGGTGGCAGCAAGCGTCCCGGCTTTTCCTTTGATTCCTGACAACTCGACCGCCGAACTATGCATTGAGGCCGTTAGCCACCGCTGGCCGAACGGCCAACAGGCCCTCAACCGTTGCAGCCTGGTCATTCCTGGCCCAGGCCTCTGGATGCTGGTGGGCAGCAACGGCAGCGGCAAAAGCACCCTGTTCCGCCTGATTTCAGGACTGCTCGAACCCCAGAGCGGACGAATCGCCTGCCGCACCAAAACGGCCTTGGTATTTCAGAACCCAGACCATCAGCTACTGCTCCCCAGTTGCGGCAGCGATCTGATGCTGGGCATGGACCCTGAAGGCCCCCAGCAGGACCGCCTGAGCACTGTGCGCGACCTGCTTCTCCAGCTTGGCCTCGCCCAGCTGGAGAAGCGGCCGATTCACAGCCTCAGCGGCGGCCAGAAACAACGCCTGGCCATTGCCGGAGCCCTGGCCAGTGACGCCGGGCTCCTGCTGCTGGATGAACCGACCGCCCTGCTCGATCCCAACAGCCAATCAACTGTTCTGAGCACCGTGCAACGGCTTTGCAAAGACCCCGTGAAGCCGATCACGGCGCTGTGGATAACCCACA
This region includes:
- the psbD gene encoding photosystem II D2 protein (photosystem q(a) protein); translated protein: MTIAVGRAPQRGWFDVLDDWLKRDRFVFVGWSGILLLPTAYLAIGGWLTGTTFVTSWYTHGIASSYLEGCNFLTAAVSTPADAMGHSLLLLWGPEAQGDFVRWCQLGGLWAFVALHGAFALIGFMLRQFEIARLVGIRPYNAIAFSGPIAVFVSVFLMYPLGQSSWFFAPSFGVAAIFRFLLFLQGFHNWTLNPFHMMGVAGILGGALLCAIHGATVENTLFEDGEQANTFKAFEPTQEEETYSMVTANRFWSQIFGIAFSNKRWLHFFMLFVPVMGLWTSSIGIIGLALNLRAYDFVSQEIRAAEDPEFETFYTKNILLNEGLRAWMAPADQPHENFVFPEEVLPRGNAL
- a CDS encoding ABC transporter ATP-binding protein yields the protein MRKLRQRVAASVPAFPLIPDNSTAELCIEAVSHRWPNGQQALNRCSLVIPGPGLWMLVGSNGSGKSTLFRLISGLLEPQSGRIACRTKTALVFQNPDHQLLLPSCGSDLMLGMDPEGPQQDRLSTVRDLLLQLGLAQLEKRPIHSLSGGQKQRLAIAGALASDAGLLLLDEPTALLDPNSQSTVLSTVQRLCKDPVKPITALWITHRLGELAFADGAARMQDGRIGPWTRGTELQRRLQGGTFEG